In a genomic window of Syntrophorhabdaceae bacterium:
- a CDS encoding cobalamin B12-binding domain-containing protein: MGTPKRIKVLIAKPGLDGHDRGARVVALALKDAGMEVIYSGLHRTVDQIVNIAIQEDVDVIGLSIMTGAHIPITQRLFQKIREKGIGDKTVFVGGVIPSRDIPKLKEMGVAGIFPGGTPLAETIKFLQSTVLKK; this comes from the coding sequence ATGGGAACACCGAAGAGGATAAAGGTTTTAATAGCAAAACCAGGGCTTGATGGGCATGACAGGGGCGCCAGGGTTGTGGCGCTGGCACTTAAGGATGCCGGGATGGAGGTCATCTATTCAGGGCTGCACAGGACGGTTGACCAGATCGTCAATATCGCTATTCAGGAAGACGTTGACGTGATAGGGCTTTCCATTATGACGGGCGCACACATCCCCATTACCCAGCGGCTCTTCCAGAAGATCCGGGAAAAGGGGATAGGCGATAAGACGGTCTTTGTCGGCGGCGTTATCCCTTCAAGAGATATCCCGAAGCTGAAAGAGATGGGGGTGGCCGGCATCTTTCCCGGTGGAACACCTCTTGCTGAAACGATAAAGTTCCTGCAATCGACTGTGTTAAAGAAATAG